Proteins encoded in a region of the Flavobacteriaceae bacterium HL-DH10 genome:
- a CDS encoding bifunctional aldolase/short-chain dehydrogenase, protein MNTNTKKFNYVDYLWNEEKAASLKDDQVALFLYRSNILGADLRITNYGGGNTSCKTIEKDPLTNEEVEVMWVKGSGGDIGTLTRAGIAGLYTGRLRDLKNVYGGLEDEDRMVGLFNHCIYDLDSKAPSIDTPLHGLLPFAHIDHLHPDALIAVAAAEDSEKVTKEIWGDTMGWVPWQRPGFDLGLQLEKCLADNPGIRGIVLGSHGLFTWGDTSYECYMNSLEVIETASEYIENKIKEKGSVFGGQKIQSLAKEERLEKAAQLMPLLRGLCSSEKSMIGHFSDSDVVLEYINSNDLERLAPMGTSCPDHFLRTKIQPLVLTLGTNEDISNTDAILKKLEPAFEQYRQEYADYYNTCKKDNSPAMRDPNPVIIIYPGVGMFSFAKNKQTTRVASEFYINAINVMRGAEAITSYTSLPRQEAFDIEYWLLEEAKLSRMPKEQPLSRKVAFVTGAGGGIGKAIADKLAAEGANVVLTDINEDSLIEAHATYKRDVSTYAICDVTSTESIASAYKKACIEFGGVDIVVHSAGLAISKALEDTTDKDWNILQSILVKGQFDLAKQSAAIMRKQGLGGNYIAIASKNGLVAGPNNVAYGTAKAAQQHMVRLLAAELAKDKIRVNTVNPDGVIVGSKIWEGAWAEGRAKANGITVEELPAFYAKRNLLNEIITPDDIANGVFTLVGILDKSTGNIINVDGGMANAFVR, encoded by the coding sequence ATGAATACAAATACAAAAAAATTTAATTACGTAGATTACTTATGGAATGAAGAAAAAGCTGCGTCTTTAAAAGACGATCAAGTTGCTTTATTTTTATACCGCTCAAACATACTAGGTGCCGATTTAAGAATCACCAATTATGGAGGTGGAAACACGAGCTGTAAAACCATAGAAAAAGATCCTTTAACAAACGAAGAAGTTGAAGTTATGTGGGTAAAAGGTTCTGGTGGAGATATTGGTACTTTAACACGTGCTGGAATTGCTGGTTTATACACGGGTAGATTACGCGATTTAAAAAATGTTTATGGTGGTTTAGAAGATGAAGATCGTATGGTTGGACTTTTTAATCACTGTATTTATGATTTAGATAGTAAAGCGCCTTCTATTGATACGCCACTTCACGGATTATTACCATTTGCACATATAGATCATTTACATCCTGATGCACTTATAGCTGTAGCTGCTGCAGAAGATAGCGAAAAAGTAACCAAAGAAATTTGGGGAGACACCATGGGTTGGGTGCCTTGGCAACGTCCTGGTTTTGATTTAGGACTTCAGTTAGAAAAATGTTTAGCTGATAATCCTGGAATTAGAGGTATTGTTTTAGGTAGTCATGGATTATTTACTTGGGGAGATACCTCTTATGAATGCTACATGAATAGTTTAGAAGTTATTGAAACAGCTTCTGAATATATCGAGAATAAAATCAAAGAAAAAGGTTCTGTTTTTGGTGGTCAAAAAATACAAAGTCTTGCTAAAGAAGAACGTTTAGAAAAAGCAGCACAATTAATGCCTTTATTAAGAGGCTTATGCTCTTCAGAAAAAAGTATGATAGGTCATTTTTCTGATAGTGATGTTGTTTTAGAATATATTAATAGTAATGATTTAGAGCGTTTAGCTCCTATGGGAACGTCTTGTCCAGATCATTTCTTACGTACAAAAATTCAACCATTAGTATTAACACTTGGTACTAATGAAGACATATCGAATACAGATGCTATTCTTAAAAAATTAGAACCAGCTTTTGAACAATATAGACAAGAGTATGCAGATTATTATAATACTTGTAAAAAAGATAATAGTCCGGCAATGCGCGACCCTAACCCAGTAATCATTATTTACCCTGGAGTTGGAATGTTCAGTTTTGCAAAAAACAAACAAACTACACGTGTTGCAAGTGAATTCTATATTAACGCCATAAACGTTATGCGCGGTGCAGAAGCCATTACTTCTTATACATCATTGCCAAGACAAGAAGCTTTTGATATTGAATACTGGTTATTAGAGGAAGCTAAACTTTCTAGAATGCCAAAAGAGCAACCATTATCTCGCAAAGTAGCTTTTGTTACTGGAGCTGGTGGTGGTATTGGTAAAGCAATTGCAGATAAATTAGCTGCTGAAGGCGCTAATGTCGTTTTAACAGATATTAACGAAGATAGTTTAATAGAAGCGCACGCTACGTATAAAAGAGATGTATCAACATATGCGATTTGCGATGTTACTAGTACAGAATCTATTGCTTCTGCATATAAAAAAGCATGTATTGAGTTTGGTGGCGTAGATATCGTTGTTCACAGTGCTGGATTAGCAATTTCTAAAGCTTTAGAGGATACTACGGATAAAGATTGGAATATTTTACAAAGCATTTTAGTGAAAGGTCAATTTGATTTAGCAAAACAATCAGCTGCAATCATGCGTAAACAAGGTCTTGGTGGTAATTATATTGCTATTGCAAGTAAAAACGGATTGGTTGCAGGTCCTAATAACGTTGCTTATGGAACAGCGAAAGCTGCTCAACAACACATGGTACGTTTATTAGCAGCCGAATTAGCAAAAGATAAAATTAGAGTAAATACAGTAAATCCAGATGGTGTTATTGTAGGAAGTAAAATTTGGGAAGGTGCTTGGGCTGAAGGTAGAGCTAAAGCCAATGGAATTACCGTTGAGGAATTACCAGCATTTTATGCCAAAAGAAATTTATTAAATGAAATCATCACACCTGATGATATCGCAAATGGCGTATTTACTTTAGTAGGAATATTAGATAAATCTACAGGAAACATAATTAATGTTGATGGTGGAATGGCTAATGCATTTGTACGCTAA
- a CDS encoding sugar isomerase has product MKIEQHHIQDSNNKNLKTHQDNFDFLSNNLTKKGVNVNTLIKKLQDFQVAIPSWALGAGGTRFGRFSFYGEPSNLEQKIQDIGIIHSLTQTAGAVSLHIPWDIPEDYNAIKELAGSLDIKFDAVNSNTFQDQANAKESYKYGSLSNTSEAVRQQAIQHNLDVINIGNKLGSKSLTVWLADGSCFPGQNNFQTALQNTENSLKDIYKGLPNDWSMLIEYKPYEPNFYSTVIQDWGTSFMLANACGDKAYSLVDLGHHLPNSNIEQIVSILMSKGKLGGFHFNDSKYGDDDLTVGSIKPYALFLIFNELVYGMKNNPQNPDLAWMIDASHNVKDPLEDLIQSLEAIQEAYAKALLIDQDELKSAQLNNDVVKCQEILQDAYRTDVRPLLEKARIENGGALSPINAYRSLDVRNGLIKERGKNTVATGL; this is encoded by the coding sequence ATGAAAATAGAACAACACCATATTCAAGATAGCAATAATAAAAATCTTAAAACACACCAAGATAATTTTGATTTCCTATCAAATAACCTGACAAAAAAAGGGGTTAATGTAAATACGTTAATTAAAAAATTACAAGACTTTCAAGTCGCTATACCAAGTTGGGCATTAGGTGCTGGTGGTACGCGTTTTGGGCGTTTTTCTTTTTATGGAGAACCTTCTAACTTAGAACAAAAAATTCAAGATATTGGTATCATTCACTCGTTAACACAAACGGCTGGTGCTGTTTCACTTCATATTCCTTGGGATATTCCAGAAGATTATAATGCTATAAAAGAATTAGCTGGTTCATTAGACATTAAATTTGATGCGGTAAATTCTAACACATTTCAAGATCAAGCTAATGCTAAAGAAAGTTATAAATATGGTTCTTTAAGCAATACTAGTGAAGCTGTTAGACAACAAGCCATTCAACATAATTTAGATGTTATTAATATTGGTAACAAATTAGGGTCTAAAAGCTTAACGGTTTGGTTGGCAGATGGATCTTGTTTTCCAGGTCAAAACAACTTTCAAACAGCACTTCAAAATACTGAAAATAGTTTAAAAGATATTTACAAAGGCCTTCCTAATGACTGGAGCATGCTTATTGAATACAAACCTTACGAACCAAACTTTTACAGTACCGTTATTCAAGATTGGGGAACTTCGTTTATGTTAGCTAATGCATGTGGAGACAAAGCTTACTCGCTAGTAGATTTAGGTCACCATTTGCCTAACAGTAATATTGAACAAATAGTTTCAATTTTAATGTCTAAAGGAAAATTAGGTGGTTTCCACTTTAATGATAGTAAATATGGTGATGATGATTTAACTGTTGGAAGTATCAAACCTTATGCCCTATTCTTAATTTTTAACGAATTGGTTTATGGTATGAAAAACAATCCACAAAATCCAGATTTAGCGTGGATGATTGATGCCAGCCATAATGTAAAAGATCCATTAGAAGATTTAATCCAATCTCTTGAAGCGATTCAAGAAGCTTATGCTAAAGCACTTTTAATAGATCAAGATGAATTAAAGTCTGCACAACTAAATAATGACGTTGTTAAATGTCAAGAAATTTTACAAGATGCCTATAGAACAGATGTAAGACCGCTTTTAGAGAAAGCTAGAATAGAAAACGGTGGTGCATTAAGTCCAATTAACGCATATCGTTCTTTAGATGTTAGAAATGGATTAATTAAAGAAAGAGGTAAAAACACTGTAGCAACAGGCTTATAA
- a CDS encoding FGGY family carbohydrate kinase, which translates to MVNVTAVFDIGKTNKKFFLFDKDYKEVHKEYTSFEEIEDEDGYPTENLPALQEWLKSVFENILKASEFNVQAINFSTYGASFVHLDENGEVLTPLYNYTKPIDQSVIDSFIEKYGPKEDFLSTTGCFDLSLLNSGLQLYWIKHTKPEVFKKIKYSLHLPQYLSYIFTGIPLSEYTSIGCHTALWDYTKKDYHQWVYKEGLNNILPTIVSTETSINMNYNGKRIKIGVGIHDSSAALLPYVRSVKKKFVLVSTGTWSITLNPFTDHPIIADTDTKDSINYMRINGKPVKATRLFLGNEYKVQVNKLHKRFGVSEDYHRHVKFDYNTYLEIVKDFKHMFKWESITDVDMPSETKITYNKFEDAYHQLMMELVLLQIKSIKDVIGNDEIKRLYVDGGFSDNDLFVKLLSHHFRNMKLRTTDSSLGSALGAAISISDKKLNSKFLKKNYSLKKHVPFIIS; encoded by the coding sequence ATGGTAAATGTAACAGCGGTTTTTGACATTGGTAAAACCAACAAAAAATTCTTTCTTTTTGATAAAGATTACAAAGAAGTACACAAAGAATATACGTCTTTTGAAGAAATTGAAGATGAAGATGGTTATCCAACTGAAAACTTGCCCGCACTACAAGAATGGTTAAAAAGTGTGTTTGAAAACATACTTAAAGCTTCAGAATTTAATGTACAAGCCATTAATTTTTCAACGTATGGTGCTAGTTTTGTTCATCTTGATGAAAATGGTGAAGTATTAACACCGCTTTACAATTACACAAAACCAATAGATCAAAGTGTTATTGATTCGTTTATTGAAAAATACGGGCCCAAAGAAGATTTTTTAAGCACAACAGGTTGTTTCGACTTAAGTCTTTTAAACTCTGGTTTACAACTATACTGGATAAAACATACAAAACCTGAAGTTTTTAAAAAGATAAAATATTCATTACACTTACCACAATATTTAAGTTACATTTTTACTGGTATTCCTTTAAGTGAATATACAAGTATTGGCTGCCATACAGCACTTTGGGATTATACTAAAAAAGATTATCACCAATGGGTTTATAAAGAAGGTTTAAATAATATACTACCAACAATAGTATCAACTGAAACTAGTATTAATATGAACTACAATGGAAAACGCATCAAAATTGGTGTTGGTATTCACGATAGTTCTGCAGCTCTTTTGCCTTACGTACGCAGTGTAAAGAAAAAATTTGTTTTAGTTTCTACAGGTACTTGGAGCATTACTTTAAATCCATTCACAGACCACCCTATTATTGCTGATACAGATACAAAAGATTCAATCAATTATATGCGTATTAACGGTAAACCCGTTAAAGCAACACGATTATTTTTAGGTAATGAATACAAAGTTCAAGTTAATAAATTACACAAACGTTTTGGTGTTTCTGAAGATTATCATCGACATGTAAAATTTGATTATAATACCTACCTTGAAATAGTTAAAGATTTTAAACATATGTTTAAATGGGAGAGCATTACAGATGTCGACATGCCTTCTGAAACTAAAATAACCTATAATAAATTTGAAGATGCTTACCACCAACTTATGATGGAACTTGTACTTTTACAAATAAAAAGTATCAAAGATGTTATAGGTAATGACGAAATAAAAAGATTATATGTAGATGGTGGATTTAGTGATAACGATCTTTTTGTTAAGCTACTATCTCACCATTTTAGAAATATGAAATTAAGAACTACAGATTCTTCCTTAGGGTCTGCTTTAGGTGCTGCAATTTCAATTTCAGATAAAAAATTAAACTCAAAATTTCTAAAAAAGAATTATTCATTAAAGAAACACGTCCCATTCATAATAAGTTAA
- a CDS encoding class II aldolase/adducin family protein, translating to MSKNIKLEHPRDQITKIISRIYKRGMTTTSGGNISIIDDEGNIWVTPSAIDKGSLRASDIICVKKDGTIIGKHKPSSEFPFHKAIYEVRPDIKSVIHAHPPALVSFSIVRQIPNTNIISQAKHICGPIGYAEYELPGSEELGDVIAEEFKKGYKAIIMENHGTVLGGSDLTDAFERFETLEFCASTILYGSQIGTPNYLTDNQIDEFEAQTKSMLPEMEHTLHPSDEVEKRLDICKIVQRSCQQGLMISSYGTVSMRWKDNDFLITPTDASRWEMEMEDIVQIKDGKREKGKKPSRATWIHQEIYKRNPNVNSIIMTQSPYLMAFGVTKSYLNVRTIPESWIFLQDIPSIEYGSHFKTNTDSKIIENCTTALIIENDSVMITGDKLLQTFDYLEVAEFSAKSIVLGTSLGNMVPINDNQVEELRKKFLA from the coding sequence ATGTCAAAAAATATTAAATTAGAACATCCAAGAGATCAAATTACTAAAATTATTAGTAGAATTTATAAAAGAGGAATGACCACAACTTCTGGTGGTAATATTTCTATAATAGATGATGAAGGTAATATATGGGTAACACCATCTGCCATTGATAAAGGTTCGTTAAGAGCTTCAGATATTATCTGTGTAAAAAAAGATGGAACCATTATAGGAAAACACAAACCATCATCAGAATTCCCTTTTCATAAGGCCATTTATGAAGTAAGACCAGATATAAAATCGGTTATTCATGCACACCCACCAGCATTAGTCTCATTTAGTATTGTGCGTCAAATACCAAATACTAATATTATTTCTCAAGCTAAGCATATTTGTGGCCCCATAGGTTATGCTGAATATGAACTACCAGGAAGTGAGGAATTAGGTGATGTTATTGCAGAAGAGTTTAAAAAAGGTTACAAAGCCATTATCATGGAAAATCACGGAACCGTTTTAGGCGGAAGTGATTTAACCGATGCGTTTGAACGCTTTGAAACTTTAGAATTCTGTGCTAGTACAATATTATATGGCTCGCAAATAGGTACTCCAAATTATCTGACTGATAATCAAATTGATGAATTTGAAGCCCAGACCAAATCCATGTTACCTGAAATGGAGCATACTTTACATCCTTCAGACGAAGTTGAAAAACGTTTAGACATATGTAAAATTGTACAACGCTCTTGTCAGCAGGGACTAATGATAAGTTCTTACGGTACGGTATCTATGAGATGGAAAGATAATGACTTCCTAATAACACCAACAGATGCCAGTAGATGGGAAATGGAAATGGAAGATATTGTACAAATAAAAGATGGCAAAAGAGAAAAAGGTAAAAAGCCAAGTAGAGCGACTTGGATTCATCAAGAAATTTACAAAAGAAACCCAAATGTAAACTCTATAATAATGACACAATCGCCTTATTTAATGGCTTTTGGTGTTACTAAATCATACTTAAATGTGCGCACCATACCAGAGAGTTGGATATTTTTACAGGATATTCCATCTATAGAATATGGTAGCCATTTTAAAACAAATACAGATAGTAAAATTATTGAAAACTGTACAACGGCCTTAATAATTGAAAATGATTCTGTTATGATTACTGGAGACAAGCTATTGCAAACTTTTGATTATTTGGAAGTTGCAGAATTTAGCGCAAAGTCAATTGTGCTTGGTACATCTTTAGGCAACATGGTACCTATAAATGATAATCAGGTTGAAGAATTAAGAAAAAAGTTTTTAGCTTAG
- a CDS encoding LacI family DNA-binding transcriptional regulator: MTKKTTIYDIAKRLNITAATVSRALNNNAKISVATRKLVLQTAKEMNYEQNKLALALKSGKSYNVGVIVPRIDSNFFASVIRGIEEELYPKGYHVIICQTHDQQNLEIENINSLLNAQVDGVLMSISNSEIENNDSFNKLIKKHVPLIFFDRKKSISGVSSVTIDDFKGAYEATKHLIDQGYKRIAHLSNDRSLQIFKNRYLGYKQAIIDNGLEFDESLVIETMSKVAEGRKTTKIFLDMDRRPDAIFSSSDFTALGAIEEIKAHGLKIPEDISVVGFSNEPFTKFMELSITSVDQSPIEMGRIAAQVFLEEVNNSKKVKSEKHIVLTPQLIVRKSSQRLTQLV, from the coding sequence ATGACAAAAAAGACAACTATTTATGATATAGCTAAAAGGCTAAACATTACTGCTGCTACCGTTTCTAGAGCTTTAAATAATAATGCTAAAATAAGTGTTGCTACGCGTAAACTTGTACTTCAAACTGCTAAAGAAATGAATTATGAGCAAAATAAATTAGCTTTAGCTCTAAAGAGTGGTAAAAGTTATAATGTTGGAGTTATTGTACCCAGAATTGATAGCAATTTTTTTGCTTCAGTAATAAGAGGTATTGAAGAGGAACTTTATCCTAAAGGGTACCATGTCATTATTTGTCAAACCCATGATCAACAAAATTTAGAGATTGAAAATATTAATTCATTATTGAATGCTCAGGTAGACGGTGTTTTAATGTCAATATCTAATTCTGAAATTGAAAACAATGATAGTTTCAATAAATTAATAAAAAAACATGTACCACTAATATTTTTTGACAGAAAGAAATCTATTAGCGGTGTAAGTTCTGTAACTATTGACGATTTTAAAGGCGCTTATGAGGCTACCAAGCATTTAATAGATCAAGGATATAAGCGCATCGCTCATTTATCTAACGACCGTTCATTACAAATTTTTAAAAACAGGTACTTAGGTTATAAGCAAGCTATTATAGATAATGGACTAGAGTTTGATGAAAGTTTAGTTATAGAAACCATGAGTAAAGTAGCAGAAGGTAGAAAAACTACAAAAATATTTTTAGATATGGACAGACGACCTGATGCTATATTTTCTTCAAGTGATTTTACAGCCCTTGGTGCTATTGAGGAAATAAAAGCACATGGTCTTAAAATCCCAGAAGATATAAGTGTTGTTGGTTTTAGTAACGAACCGTTTACAAAATTTATGGAACTTTCAATTACATCTGTAGATCAATCTCCTATAGAAATGGGAAGAATAGCTGCTCAAGTTTTTCTTGAAGAAGTTAATAATAGTAAAAAAGTTAAGTCAGAAAAACATATTGTATTGACTCCACAATTAATTGTTAGAAAATCTTCTCAAAGATTAACACAATTAGTTTAA
- a CDS encoding TonB-dependent receptor, with the protein MKTNKNFKYYLFLLGLILCMPMYGQNENTVKGTVSDESGIPLPGVSVIIKNTTTGTATDFDGNYTLKTSSSDILVFSYLGYTTKEISVDGKSTLDVKMAEEAGQLDEVVVIGYGSTTRRDVTGAIASVTGEKLAAVPVADAAQALQGKLPGVRVTTQDGRPGADISIRVRGGGSISQSNQPLFIVDGFPVGSISNIPGNQIKSIDVLKDASSTAIYGARGANGVIIVTTKSGVAGKTKVTYDGYTQFSTIPEYLPVMDGYDYIAYNWGYADAIGASYRDAWEKLWLIGPQAGAGNSAGIDYYKTVPSRNYTKDLYNSAFTHSHNFNISGGSEDTRYLLAVNHLDQEGNKERSFYERTNVSFRLDQNLGDKLKFSLNTRYAQTSEGNNSGNSQAYWFRPIPIENVLGDYDLTSNTQLGDYDRLILDQFSPVALLNDQDSVNKNRSVVANTSLAWDVIPGLTAKTDFSLSSNWGSQKSWSGAIASGYLDTDRNPTFGGQARVRQAQGWNYRWVNTLNYDVQGLGEDHKLGALLGYEVADSGSERVDVSGQRFPLSYDAQRAWDNMGDYLKEDGSTYFSLATSGGTPNRIQSIFSRLQYGYKGKYLFTGTFRADGSSRFAPDNRWGYFPAGAIAWRVSEEDFLKNSNWLDDLKIRFSYGAVGSDGISAELWKQSWRPTTVRWSLGDVQQPGYVPGGLLANPDLKWETTITRNLGIDFQLLGGKLSGTLELYKNTVEDLLLVTPVSPLSGFTNTQANIGSTSNKGVEFSLSADIIRSEDFNLIGSFNININRGNVEALSDDINGTYSSGFGGVYFYPREDYILTVGKPVGLLRGFIHEGMYTTDDFDYDSNNQIYTTKAGVPSYTSGVIGTIYGTTANKPSSQTEYPGVQKVRDLNGDGLIDENDITVIGDTNPDHTGGFSLGGNYKNFDFNFDFTWSVGNDIYNASRVNAYLGIKEAGLFRNRYAELNGAYKIHDVVNGQLTRIVDPAALDALNANATSFLPYPESALASTFGVEDGSYLRLNTVTLGYTLPQNVVDRFGINKFRLYGSVFNAFTITGYNGFDPEINVDETAGNSSYPTPGLDLNAYPRPRTFTFGLNIEF; encoded by the coding sequence ATGAAAACAAACAAAAACTTCAAGTATTATCTCTTTTTATTAGGACTAATACTATGCATGCCTATGTATGGGCAAAACGAAAATACTGTAAAAGGTACAGTTTCAGATGAATCTGGAATACCTTTGCCAGGTGTATCGGTAATTATTAAAAATACGACAACAGGTACAGCTACTGATTTTGATGGTAACTACACCCTTAAAACTAGTTCTAGCGACATTTTAGTATTTAGTTACCTAGGATATACAACAAAGGAAATTTCTGTTGACGGTAAATCTACCCTAGATGTAAAAATGGCAGAAGAGGCTGGACAATTAGATGAAGTCGTTGTGATTGGATATGGCTCTACAACTAGACGAGATGTTACTGGTGCTATTGCCTCTGTAACTGGAGAAAAACTTGCAGCAGTTCCTGTTGCAGATGCAGCACAAGCATTACAAGGTAAACTACCTGGTGTTCGTGTAACAACTCAGGATGGACGTCCTGGAGCAGATATATCTATCCGTGTTCGTGGTGGTGGCTCAATTTCTCAAAGTAACCAACCTTTATTTATTGTTGATGGATTTCCTGTAGGCTCTATAAGTAACATACCAGGTAATCAAATTAAAAGTATTGACGTTTTAAAAGATGCGTCATCTACTGCAATATATGGTGCTCGTGGAGCTAATGGTGTAATTATTGTTACTACAAAAAGTGGTGTAGCAGGGAAAACCAAAGTTACTTATGATGGTTACACACAATTTAGTACAATTCCAGAATACCTTCCTGTTATGGATGGTTATGATTACATAGCTTACAACTGGGGGTATGCAGATGCCATTGGTGCATCATATAGAGATGCTTGGGAAAAATTATGGTTAATAGGTCCACAAGCTGGAGCTGGGAACTCAGCAGGTATTGACTATTACAAAACTGTACCTAGCCGTAACTATACAAAAGATTTATATAATAGTGCATTTACGCACAGTCATAATTTTAATATAAGTGGTGGTTCTGAAGACACTAGATACCTTTTAGCAGTTAACCATTTAGATCAAGAAGGAAATAAAGAACGTTCATTTTATGAAAGAACAAACGTTTCTTTTAGATTAGATCAAAACTTAGGTGATAAATTAAAATTTTCTTTAAATACCAGATATGCTCAAACCAGTGAAGGTAACAATAGTGGTAACTCACAAGCATATTGGTTTAGACCAATTCCTATTGAAAACGTTTTAGGAGATTATGATTTAACAAGTAATACCCAATTAGGAGATTATGATAGATTGATTCTAGATCAATTTAGTCCTGTTGCTCTACTAAACGATCAAGATAGTGTTAATAAAAACAGATCTGTTGTAGCTAATACATCTTTAGCTTGGGATGTTATTCCAGGTCTTACTGCTAAAACAGATTTTAGTTTAAGTTCTAATTGGGGCTCTCAAAAGTCATGGTCAGGTGCTATTGCAAGTGGTTATCTTGATACTGATAGAAACCCCACTTTTGGAGGTCAAGCAAGGGTTAGACAGGCTCAAGGATGGAATTACCGTTGGGTAAATACATTAAATTATGATGTTCAAGGTTTAGGAGAAGACCATAAATTAGGTGCCTTATTAGGTTATGAAGTTGCTGATTCTGGTTCAGAAAGAGTAGATGTGTCTGGTCAAAGATTTCCATTATCTTATGATGCTCAACGTGCTTGGGATAACATGGGAGATTATTTAAAAGAAGATGGTAGCACTTATTTTAGTTTAGCTACCAGTGGAGGAACTCCTAATCGTATTCAATCAATATTCTCACGTTTACAATATGGTTACAAAGGTAAATACTTATTTACTGGAACTTTTCGTGCAGATGGGTCTTCTAGATTTGCACCTGATAATCGTTGGGGGTATTTCCCTGCAGGAGCTATTGCATGGCGTGTGTCTGAAGAAGATTTCTTAAAAAATTCAAATTGGTTAGACGATTTAAAAATACGTTTCTCTTATGGTGCTGTAGGTAGTGATGGTATTAGTGCTGAATTATGGAAACAAAGTTGGAGACCAACTACTGTAAGATGGTCTTTAGGCGATGTGCAACAACCTGGTTATGTTCCTGGTGGTTTACTTGCTAACCCAGATCTAAAATGGGAAACAACTATTACCAGAAACCTTGGTATTGACTTCCAATTATTAGGAGGCAAATTAAGTGGTACTTTAGAACTTTATAAAAATACTGTAGAAGATCTTTTATTAGTTACTCCTGTATCTCCGCTATCTGGATTTACAAATACACAAGCTAATATTGGATCAACAAGTAATAAAGGTGTTGAATTCTCATTGAGTGCAGATATTATCAGATCTGAAGATTTTAATTTAATAGGAAGTTTTAACATCAACATAAACAGAGGAAATGTTGAGGCTTTATCTGATGACATTAATGGAACTTATAGCTCTGGTTTTGGAGGCGTTTATTTCTACCCTAGAGAAGATTATATTCTAACCGTAGGAAAACCTGTAGGCTTACTTCGTGGGTTTATACATGAAGGCATGTACACTACTGATGATTTTGATTACGATTCTAATAACCAAATTTATACTACAAAAGCTGGAGTTCCATCATATACAAGTGGTGTAATAGGAACTATTTACGGTACTACCGCAAATAAACCAAGCTCACAAACCGAATACCCTGGTGTTCAAAAAGTTAGAGACCTTAATGGAGATGGCCTTATCGATGAAAATGATATCACTGTTATTGGTGATACTAACCCAGATCATACAGGTGGTTTCAGCTTAGGAGGAAACTATAAAAACTTTGATTTCAATTTTGATTTTACTTGGAGTGTTGGAAACGATATTTATAATGCGAGTCGTGTAAACGCTTATTTAGGAATTAAAGAAGCCGGGTTATTCAGAAACAGATACGCAGAACTTAATGGGGCTTATAAAATTCACGATGTTGTGAATGGACAACTTACAAGAATAGTTGATCCAGCTGCTTTAGATGCACTAAATGCCAATGCTACTTCTTTCTTACCTTATCCAGAAAGTGCTTTAGCTTCAACTTTTGGTGTTGAAGATGGGTCTTATCTAAGATTAAATACAGTTACTTTAGGATATACATTACCACAAAATGTTGTAGATAGATTTGGGATTAATAAATTCCGTCTATATGGCTCAGTTTTTAATGCCTTTACTATAACTGGTTATAATGGATTTGATCCTGAAATAAATGTAGATGAAACTGCAGGAAATAGTAGTTATCCAACACCAGGTTTGGATTTAAATGCTTATCCTCGTCCGCGTACATTTACGTTTGGTCTGAATATTGAATTTTAA